One Fusarium falciforme chromosome 12, complete sequence DNA window includes the following coding sequences:
- a CDS encoding uncharacterized protein (Related to arginase): protein MIFTSIAIIVAPYHVGVYDHRVGGGPLRILSHGIDRDLSELAPVSFINIGPVDEFEGEIGRTFEILRRISNAVSTAAKRNSFPLVLSGNCYASTATMAGLNQAKSGQTSPKAGVLWLDAHDDLDTPSTHENGYLDAMAASMLTGTSWHTLMKTVPGHQPVDVKQVIYCGLRDVSELQTKTIKEAGVDVVWGKADERVDFTAGLAAILDRRRDVQYAHVHLDLDVLDESLGRVNEFPSPGGYLPEDLMDLMQMIPTKVNPTSLVVCSFNPRLEGGDTVAKLACQAVFRLISGLKEKGVLTPDAEG, encoded by the coding sequence ATGATCTTCACCTCAATCGCCATCATCGTAGCTCCCTACCACGTAGGTGTCTACGATCACCGTGTCGGCGGAGGCCCTCTTCGCATCCTCTCTCACGGCATCGATCGGGACCTCAGCGAGTTGGCTCCTGTTTCCTTTATCAACATCGGCCCGGTCGATGAATTCGAGGGCGAGATCGGCAGGACCTTTGAAATTCTCCGCCGTATCTCAAATGCCGTCTCTACGGCTGCGAAACGCAATTCGTTCCCTCTGGTCCTTTCTGGCAACTGCTATGCCAGCACTGCAACTATGGCTGGTCTCAACCAAGCAAAGTCAGGCCAAACCAGCCCCAAAGCTGGAGTGCTGTGGCTCGATGCCCACGACGACCTCGATACCCCCTCGACCCACGAAAACGGATATCTCGACGCCATGGCTGCGTCGATGCTGACTGGCACCAGCTGGCACACCTTGATGAAGACTGTCCCCGGCCACCAGCCTGTGGATGTCAAGCAGGTCATATACTGTGGACTGCGGGACGTATCCGAGCTGCAaaccaagaccatcaaggaGGCTGGAGTTGATGTGGTTTGGGGCAAGGCGGACGAGAGGGTGGATTTTACTGCCGGCCTAGCTGCGATTCTAGATCGAAGGCGCGATGTCCAATATGCCCATGTCCATCTCGATTTAGATGTTCTCGACGAATCACTGGGCCGTGTCAACGAGTTCCCATCTCCTGGCGGCTATTTGCCCGAGGATCTGATGGATTTGATGCAGATGATTCCCACCAAGGTAAACCCGACCTCGCTTGTTGTCTGCTCTTTCAACCCACGCCTTGAGGGAGGCGACACGGTAGCTAAACTTGCATGTCAAGCGGTGTTTAGACTCATTAGTGGCTTGAAAGAGAAGGGTGTCCTTACTCCGGATGCTGAGGGCTGA